The genomic DNA CGATGGGCCGCATCCTGCGGGTCGCGGAGAGCGGCGACGCCCGGCAGACGGCCGAGCAGCTGCGCCTCGAGGGCTTCATCGTGAGCGACGTCGACGCCCAGGACGTGCTCGACTACCTCTCCCCGTTCGTCGAGCCGGCGGCGGTGAGCGAGTTCGAGTTCACCCGCGACTGGATGCGCGAGCAGTTCGTGCGGGTCCGCGACGTGCGCGCCAACAACGGCGTGGCGATGAAGATCAACCTGCCGCCGGAGTACCTGCTGATCCACCGTGTGTGGCTCGGCGGGCTCGCGGTCCTGGCCCAGCTGAACGCCCGGGCCCCCTTCAACGCCGTGCTCCGCGAGCTCCTGCCCGGCTACTCCGAGGACCCGGTCGCCGGCTGAGCGGGCCGGGCCGTCGAGGGCCCGTCGGCCGCACAGCCTGCCGACGGGCCCGTCCCCTCCCCCGTGCTCGCACCCGCCTCAGTCGTGGTCGGGCGAGAGCGCCGAGCCGAGCCACAGGCGCACGGCGTGGAAGAGCCGCACACCGAGCCCGAGCCCGGAGTCCTGCCCCGGCAGGCCGGCGCTCACGCCGCCACCTCGCTGCGCTTCACGACGCGCGCCGCGGGGACGACGGGAGCGACCGGCTCCACCGGGTTCTTGCGGGGCCGGCCCCGCGGCCGCTTGCGCGGCACGACGACACCGGCGACGAACAGCTCGCCACCCCAGACACCCCAGGGCTCGCGCCGGTCGAGCGCCCCGGCGAGGCACTCGGTCCGGATCGGGCAGTCCACGCACAGCGCCTTCGCCGTCTCCACGTCGACGGGCGACTCGGCGAAGAACAGCTCCGGGTCGTTCCTCCGGCAGGGCAGGTCGGCGACCGCCACGCCGCTGGGCGTGGTGACGAGTGCCGCGAGTCCTCCTGCGAAGCTCATGTCGGCCTTCCTTGTGTACGGAGCTGGTGCTCCAGGGGCCGAGAAACACGAAGGCCGTGAATCCCGGTGTTCTGGGAGTCACGGCCTCGAGGCGGTGGGCGCTGTGCGCCTACGGTCTGGAGGTCGGTGGTCCCGAACGGATCGAGTGCTGCTTGGCCGTGAAGACCGCGGCAGCGGCGGTGGTGGTGACGAGGGCGGCGCCGGCGAAGGCGTGGCGCCCGTCCTGGGCAGCGGCGGGCGCGAAGCCCCGCATCGTGACGTCGGTCCCGCGACGCCAGGACATGACGGCGTGCGTGGTCGGACCGCTCAGGAGGCGGGGCTGTGCATCGTCCGCATACCGGCGCTCACCGAGCAGGGAGAGGCGGGGACGCGGCGACGCGACGAGCGCGGCCGGGCAGTCGATGATGATCGTGGACATCGGCTCTCCCCCTCTCCGGTGGGTGCTGGACGGAACGTTCCCGGGGCGCGCGGGCGCGTCCCTGGGTTCGAGGATCACACTAGGGCGCGCCCGCCGAGGGCCGCAACGGAATTAACGGGCGTGTTTCTCCGAGCACCGGGAGAGCCCTCGACCGGTCAGGACGCGGCGCTCGCCCGTTCCTCGCCGGCGGCCATCACCGCGAGCACCTGGTCGCCGTACTTGTCGATCTTGACCTTGCCGAGCCCCTGGACCCGGTAGAGGTCGGTGCCCGAGCGGGGGCGGGCCTCCGCGATCGCGACGAGCGTCGCGTCGGTGAAGACGCAGTACGCGGGCAGGCTGGCCGAGGCCGCCTCCTGGCGCCGCCACTCGCGCAGCAGCTCCAGCGTGCCCTCGTCGAAGGTCGACGGGCAGTCGACGTGGCGACCGAGCTTGCGCTCGGCGCCGTCGTTGAGCCCGCGCCCGCAGGAGCGGCAGTGCACCGAGAGCACCGCACCGCGACCCCGGCCCTTGCGCGCGGCCGGCCCGGCCGCACCGGGACCACCGCCCGACCTCATCGACGCCGGTAGCACGGGGTCGAGGAACCGCGACGGCTTGCGCGCGTTGCCCCCGCCGTTGCGGGTGCGCGACCAGGACACGCGCAGCAGGCTCATCGCCCGGGTCATGCCGACGTAGAGCAGCCGCCGCTCCTCGGTGACCTCCTCGGGCGTCGTGGCGAGCACGAACGGCAGCGAGCCCTCGTGCACCCCGAGCAGCGCCACCGCCTCCCACTCCAGGCCCTTGGCCGAGTGCAGCGTCGACACCGTCACGCCCTGCGCCGCGGGGACGTGCTGGGCCTCGGCCCGCCGGTCGAGCTCGGCCGACACCTCGACGAGCGTGAGCGCCGGGCCCTCCGTCGAGCGACGGGCGGCGTCGAGGTCCTCCGCGACGCTGAGCAGGGCGGCTAGCGACTCCCAGCGCTCCCGCACCGCGCCCGCGCCCTCCGGGGGCTTCTCGGTCCAGCCGAGGGCGCCGAGCAGCGCCTTGAACTGGTCGAGCGCCGAGCCGCCCTCGCCCCCGTACGCGTCCGCGGTGCGCACCTGGGTCCGCAGCGTGACGAGCGTCTGGCGCACCTCGGGCCGCTCGTAGAAGCGCTCCCCGCTGCGCACCAGGTAGGGGATGCCGCGGTCGGCCAGCGCCTGCTCCAGCGGCGGCGACTGCGCGTTGATCCGGAACAGCACCGCCATGTCGCGGTAGTCGACCCCCGCGCCGTGCTGGGTCTCGAGCCAGTCGGCGACCCCCGCGGCCTCGGACGCCTCGTCGGAGGCCTCGCTGAAGGCGACCTGCGGGCCGTCCGGCCGCTGGGCCACGAGCCTGAGCGACGAGGCACCCGCCACCGACATCACCGCGTTGGCGGCGCCCACCACCTGCGGGGTCGAGCGGTAGTCACGGACGAGCTTGACCACGGTGGCGTCGGGGAACCTCCGCGCGAAGCCGGTGAGGAAGGTCGGCTGGGCGCCGGCGAAGGAGTGGATGGTCTGCGCGGGGTCGCCGACGACGCAGATCTCGGAGCTGTCGCCGCGCCACAGCGTCAGCAGCGCCTCCTGCAGCGGGCTGACGTCCTGGTACTCGTCCACGACGAGGTGGCGGTAGGTGCGGCGCACCTGCTCGGCGACCTCCGGGTGGTCGGAGATCATCGCCGCCGTGCACAGCAGGATGTCCTCGAAGTCGATGCGGCCCCGGTCGCGCTTGGCCTCCTCGTAGCCGAGGAAGATGCGTCCGACCGTCTCGGCGTCGATGGTCGACACCTCGCGGTGGTGCTGCGCGGCGAGGCGCGGGTAGTCCTCGGGCGAGACGTTGCTGACCTTGGCCCAGCCGATCTCGGAGACGAGGTCGCGCAGCCGCGGGGTGTCGACGCGGACGCGCAGCCGGCCGGCGGACTCCGCGACCAGCGACATGCGGTTGTCCAGCACGCGCGGCAGCTCGGTGCCCTGCACGCGTGGCCAGAAGTACTGCAGCTGCCGCAGCGCCGCGGAGTGGAAGGTGCGGGCCTGCACGCCGTGCGCCCCGAGCTGCTGGAGGCGGCCCCGCAGCTCGCCGGCGGCGCGTGTGGTGAAGGTGACGGCCAGCACCGAGGTCGGGCGGTAGACCCCGGTCGCCACGCCGTACGCGATCCGGTGCGTGATCGCGCGCGTCTTGCCCGTCCCGGCCCCGGCGATCACGGCCACGGGACCGCGCAGCGCGGTCGCGACCTCGCGCTGCTCGGGGTCGAGTCCGGCCAGCAGGTCCTCGGGCTGGGGTGGCACGTCGTCACGGTAGTAGCCCCCACCGACAGGACCGGTCGGACCGCGCCCCGCTCCGACCGTGGTCCGACCGGGCCGGCGGACCGCGAGACCCCAGGGCGATGCCGACGACCCGGCCCCACCAGGAGGCTGGGCGTCGCCCGGCCGCCGCACGGCGGCCCCGAGGAGGAGGTCGGAGTGCCCCTGCAGACCTGGCCGGCGACCGCGACGGCCCCGGCCGTCCGCCGCGTCGACCGCAGAGCCTTGGCGGAGCCGGCCCGCGCGCTCGCGCTGGCGGTGGCGGTCGGCGCCCTCCTGGGCCCGCTCGACGTGGCCCTCAAGCACGTCCTGCCCGCGCCCTTCGGCCACCTAGTGAACTCCTCGCCGGTCTGGGCGCTCGTGGCCTTCGTCGTGGGCTGGTGCGTCCGCGCCCGGTCTTCCTGGTGGCCGGCGGTGGCGGGCACGGTGACGCTCCTGGTCGCCGTGGAGACCTACTACCTGGCCTACGTGCTCGTGCGCGACCGCGACACCGCCACGCTCGTCGACGCCCACGCCGTCGGCTGGCTGGTGGTCGGGGTGGGCGCCGGGGTCGTCTTCGGCACGGCCGGCGCGTGGGCGCGGGACGGCCGACCGTGGCGCGGACCCGCCGGGACCGCGACCGCGGTCGGGCTGCTGCTGGCCGGCGCCTGGGTCGAGGTGCGGCGGTTCGCGGGCGCGCAGGAGGAGACCTACCGCCACGACTCGGTCCAGGCCGCGCTCGTGCTGCTGGTGCTCACCGGCGTCGCCGCCGTCCTCGCCGCCCGGTCGGCCCGCCAGCGGGTGGTCGGCCTGGCGCTCGGGCTGCCCGCGGCGCTCGGCGGCGTCGTGCTGGCCGGTGTGCTGGGCATGGCCTGAGCCGGCCCGGGGCACGGAATAGCGACCCCCGCGTGCTCGTTGTCGAGCACGTGACCGACCTGAAGACGCCGCCCGCCGACCGCCCCACGATCTTCACCACGACGTGGTGCGGCTACTGCCGCCGGCTGAAGTCCCAGCTCGACCGCGCCGGCGTCGCGTACGACGAGGTCAACATCGAGCAGGTCCCCGAGGCCGCCGACCTCGTGGCCAAGGTCAACGACGGCAACGAGACGGTGCCGACCGTGTGGTTCGCCGACGGCTCCACCCTCACCAACCCCTCGGCCGGGCAGGTCCAGGCCAAGCTGGCGTGAGCCCGGTCCCCCGCGGGGCCGGGACGGGGCGGGTCGAGCTCGAGGCCGTCGTCCTCGACGTCGACGGCACCGTCCTGAACTCCGCCGACGGGATCGTCGCGGCCTACCGGCACGCGCTGGCCGCCGTGGGCGTGGCCGCGCCCGACGAGGCCGGGCTGCGCGCCGACCTCGGTCCGCCCCTGGTGACGCTGCTGCCGGCCCTCGGCGTCCCGTCGGAGCGGCTGGCGGAGGCCGCGGCGGCGTACCGCACCTACTACCTCCGCGCAGGGCTGCACCAGGCCCGGCCGTACGACGGCGTGGTCGAGGTCCTGGCGCGGCTGTCCTCCCGCGTCCGGCTGGCCACGGCGACCGCCAAGCGCACCGACACCGCCGCGGCGACGCTCGAGGCCCACGGGCTCAGCCGCTTCTTCACCGTCGTGAACGGCCTCGACGACGACCACCCGACCAAGACGGCGACGCTCGGGCGCACGCTCGAGCTGCTCGGCGACCCGGAGCCCGCCCGGATCGCCATGGTCGGCGACCGGCACAGCGACGTGAGCGCCGGCCGCGACGTCGGGGCCCGGACCGTCGGGGTGCTCTGGGGCTACGGGAGCCGCGCCGAGCTCGAGGCCGCCGGTCCGGACCTGCTGCTCGAGCACCCCGCACAGCTGGTCGACCTGCTGGGCTGAGCCCGGACCGCCCTGTGCACGACGCGGTTCTTGTCAGCCGGCCGCCCTAGGGTGGCGGAGCCATGAGCCTCCACCTGCACCGAGCCGAACGGGCCGACGTCCTCGTCGACGCCCTGGGCGAGGTGCTGTCCGTCCCCCTGGGCGACCCCTTCGCCAGCGAGGTCGTCTGCGTGCCGACGCCGGGCGTCGAGCGCTGGATCGCCCAGCGCCTCGCCCACCGGCTCGGCGCGTCCGCGGGCGACGACGGAGTCTGCTCCGGCGTCGACTTCCCCTCCCCGCGCCGCCTCGTGCAGGTCGCCCTCGGCGACCCCGGCGGCGACGACCCGTGGGCTCCTGGTCGGGCGGTCTGGCCGCTGCTGGCCGCGATCGAGGAGGCCGTCGCCGAGCCCTGGGGCGCGGTGCTCGCCGGCTACCTGGGCGGCCCCGGGACCGACGTCCCGCCCGACGCCGACCCCTGGGACGTCGACCCG from Microlunatus sagamiharensis includes the following:
- a CDS encoding WhiB family transcriptional regulator codes for the protein MSFAGGLAALVTTPSGVAVADLPCRRNDPELFFAESPVDVETAKALCVDCPIRTECLAGALDRREPWGVWGGELFVAGVVVPRKRPRGRPRKNPVEPVAPVVPAARVVKRSEVAA
- a CDS encoding ATP-dependent DNA helicase UvrD2 — protein: MPPQPEDLLAGLDPEQREVATALRGPVAVIAGAGTGKTRAITHRIAYGVATGVYRPTSVLAVTFTTRAAGELRGRLQQLGAHGVQARTFHSAALRQLQYFWPRVQGTELPRVLDNRMSLVAESAGRLRVRVDTPRLRDLVSEIGWAKVSNVSPEDYPRLAAQHHREVSTIDAETVGRIFLGYEEAKRDRGRIDFEDILLCTAAMISDHPEVAEQVRRTYRHLVVDEYQDVSPLQEALLTLWRGDSSEICVVGDPAQTIHSFAGAQPTFLTGFARRFPDATVVKLVRDYRSTPQVVGAANAVMSVAGASSLRLVAQRPDGPQVAFSEASDEASEAAGVADWLETQHGAGVDYRDMAVLFRINAQSPPLEQALADRGIPYLVRSGERFYERPEVRQTLVTLRTQVRTADAYGGEGGSALDQFKALLGALGWTEKPPEGAGAVRERWESLAALLSVAEDLDAARRSTEGPALTLVEVSAELDRRAEAQHVPAAQGVTVSTLHSAKGLEWEAVALLGVHEGSLPFVLATTPEEVTEERRLLYVGMTRAMSLLRVSWSRTRNGGGNARKPSRFLDPVLPASMRSGGGPGAAGPAARKGRGRGAVLSVHCRSCGRGLNDGAERKLGRHVDCPSTFDEGTLELLREWRRQEAASASLPAYCVFTDATLVAIAEARPRSGTDLYRVQGLGKVKIDKYGDQVLAVMAAGEERASAAS
- a CDS encoding DUF6518 family protein, with the protein product MPLQTWPATATAPAVRRVDRRALAEPARALALAVAVGALLGPLDVALKHVLPAPFGHLVNSSPVWALVAFVVGWCVRARSSWWPAVAGTVTLLVAVETYYLAYVLVRDRDTATLVDAHAVGWLVVGVGAGVVFGTAGAWARDGRPWRGPAGTATAVGLLLAGAWVEVRRFAGAQEETYRHDSVQAALVLLVLTGVAAVLAARSARQRVVGLALGLPAALGGVVLAGVLGMA
- a CDS encoding mycoredoxin; protein product: MLVVEHVTDLKTPPADRPTIFTTTWCGYCRRLKSQLDRAGVAYDEVNIEQVPEAADLVAKVNDGNETVPTVWFADGSTLTNPSAGQVQAKLA
- a CDS encoding HAD family hydrolase, encoding MSPVPRGAGTGRVELEAVVLDVDGTVLNSADGIVAAYRHALAAVGVAAPDEAGLRADLGPPLVTLLPALGVPSERLAEAAAAYRTYYLRAGLHQARPYDGVVEVLARLSSRVRLATATAKRTDTAAATLEAHGLSRFFTVVNGLDDDHPTKTATLGRTLELLGDPEPARIAMVGDRHSDVSAGRDVGARTVGVLWGYGSRAELEAAGPDLLLEHPAQLVDLLG